The following proteins come from a genomic window of Gordonia westfalica:
- a CDS encoding HNH endonuclease, translating to MTIFVTNAGLQILARVTWRRAAVLLTTEVARNVEGTPLVRVVHSPTVSLPIHKVVAIKRDAYRPYAGKTMDSYASNAMILRRDQWICAYCDGPADTVDHILPVSQGGPSTFGNQVAACKSCNGFKANRTPRKAGMALRHAPFVYDPWAADQKEVWEMFMLHPKTA from the coding sequence ATGACCATCTTCGTCACGAATGCGGGATTGCAGATCCTCGCGCGCGTCACCTGGCGTCGTGCGGCCGTCCTGCTGACCACCGAGGTCGCACGCAACGTCGAGGGCACGCCTTTGGTGCGCGTCGTCCATTCGCCGACGGTGTCCCTGCCCATCCACAAGGTGGTGGCGATCAAACGGGACGCCTACCGTCCGTACGCGGGCAAGACGATGGATTCCTACGCCTCCAATGCGATGATCCTCCGTCGAGACCAATGGATCTGCGCCTACTGCGACGGTCCCGCCGACACCGTGGACCACATCCTGCCGGTATCACAGGGCGGCCCCAGCACATTCGGCAATCAGGTCGCGGCGTGCAAGTCCTGCAATGGTTTCAAGGCCAACCGGACCCCGCGTAAAGCAGGTATGGCGTTGCGGCATGCGCCGTTCGTCTACGACCCGTGGGCCGCGGACCAGAAAGAGGTCTGGGAGATGTTCATGCTGCATCCCAAGACCGCCTGA
- a CDS encoding enoyl-CoA hydratase-related protein produces the protein MTSETSEVGRKAKQAEPTITVERDGEIAIFRLNRPDRLNAFTVQMGDELRAAFDETDADDSVRAVVLTGTGRAFCAGADLEAGGSTFDASSVAAGDEVPADEGGKLTLRMFASLKPIIAAINGPSAGVGVTMTLPADVRIASEDAKFGFVFAARGLVPEAASSWFLPRLVGLPTALQWTIGAKMVQVDEAHERGLIQQVVPKDKVLETAIAVAREMTANSAPVSAALTRQLLWRMAGAPSPLDAHHADSKAIFYRGQSGDVYEGVMSFLEKRPATYPNTVSEDLPEIF, from the coding sequence GTGACGAGTGAAACATCAGAGGTTGGCCGTAAGGCCAAGCAGGCCGAGCCCACCATCACCGTCGAGCGGGACGGCGAGATCGCCATCTTCCGGCTGAATCGCCCCGACCGTCTCAATGCATTCACCGTGCAGATGGGTGACGAGCTGCGGGCGGCATTCGACGAGACCGACGCCGACGACTCGGTGCGCGCCGTGGTGCTCACCGGTACCGGCCGGGCGTTCTGCGCCGGCGCCGACCTCGAAGCCGGCGGGTCGACGTTCGACGCATCGTCGGTGGCCGCGGGCGACGAGGTCCCGGCGGACGAGGGCGGCAAGCTGACACTGCGCATGTTCGCCTCGCTCAAGCCGATCATCGCCGCGATCAACGGTCCGTCGGCCGGCGTCGGCGTCACGATGACCCTTCCGGCCGACGTCAGGATCGCCTCCGAGGATGCGAAGTTCGGCTTCGTGTTCGCAGCCCGCGGCCTCGTTCCCGAGGCGGCGTCGAGCTGGTTCCTCCCACGGCTCGTCGGCCTGCCGACCGCGCTGCAGTGGACGATCGGCGCCAAGATGGTGCAGGTCGACGAGGCTCACGAGCGCGGACTGATCCAGCAGGTCGTGCCGAAGGACAAGGTCCTCGAGACCGCGATCGCCGTGGCCCGCGAGATGACCGCGAACAGCGCACCGGTCTCGGCGGCGTTGACCCGCCAACTGTTGTGGCGGATGGCCGGGGCACCCAGCCCGCTCGACGCCCATCACGCCGATTCGAAGGCGATCTTCTACCGCGGCCAGTCCGGCGACGTCTACGAGGGCGTCATGTCGTTCCTGGAGAAGCGGCCGGCGACGTACCCGAACACGGTGTCGGAGGATCTTCCCGAGATCTTCTGA
- a CDS encoding DUF305 domain-containing protein yields MTDRHDAGQRPAWLPIAGLASLAVLLVAIGVVAGSAWSPGSRDDVKAMSATDIGFAQDMSTHHDQALLMARTILAAPDVDPTIRGLADQLVVAQSAESATMRGWLQFFELPLTSDSPMSWMSDDDPHAHGHSSGAMPDTPLMPGMASTDELGLLATLRGDEAEKLFLQLMIRHHRGGLEMAQAAYNDDRSGSVTKQLALNMLGDQGNEIGQMSMLLKERGAEPLPT; encoded by the coding sequence ATGACCGACCGGCACGACGCAGGACAACGGCCGGCCTGGCTGCCGATCGCCGGACTGGCCTCGCTGGCCGTCCTGCTCGTGGCGATCGGCGTCGTCGCGGGTTCGGCGTGGTCACCGGGATCACGGGACGACGTCAAGGCGATGAGCGCCACCGATATCGGCTTCGCGCAGGACATGTCGACACACCACGATCAGGCACTCCTGATGGCTCGGACGATCCTGGCCGCCCCCGACGTGGACCCGACGATCCGCGGACTGGCCGACCAGCTCGTCGTCGCCCAGTCCGCGGAGAGCGCGACCATGCGCGGCTGGCTGCAGTTCTTCGAGCTGCCGCTGACCTCGGACTCACCGATGTCCTGGATGTCCGACGATGATCCGCATGCGCACGGCCATTCGTCGGGGGCCATGCCCGACACCCCACTCATGCCGGGCATGGCGAGCACCGACGAACTCGGCCTGCTCGCCACACTTCGCGGCGACGAGGCCGAGAAACTGTTCCTGCAGTTGATGATCCGGCACCATCGCGGCGGCCTCGAGATGGCACAGGCGGCATACAACGACGACCGCTCCGGCTCGGTGACAAAGCAACTCGCACTGAACATGCTCGGAGACCAGGGCAACGAGATCGGTCAGATGTCGATGCTCCTGAAAGAACGTGGCGCCGAGCCCCTGCCGACCTGA
- a CDS encoding LVIVD repeat-containing protein has translation MLVSAPTNAANHWFPDISETSVPKADCGPGSRPEPGLQGDVSAEDRLSGRSMRGYHCNLTKLGNVTGAGGGIVSASFEHCSYTGSLFPGNNFLSQPGVQVIDASDPRKPRVVGSLTDTAMRGGTWETLKVNKKRKLLAATGVPLLWGAGFFAVYDISDCTRPKLLNRHGGGIAYPVPFTSHEGGWSPDGRTYWASGLSPGHLSAIDVADPRNPRVIWQGLHSFLGHGFGITPDGNRMYLSNMAGVTVLDISAVQRRAPYPQVPHLAAYLWPDGQLNQHSIPITYRGTPHIITADEGGSGGVKIFDVSRVDKPRYAAQLKLEINLPEHLDTQFRSSMGGSLFGSNPHYCAVDRQNDPTALACAWESSGIRVFDIRDLSGISEIAYYNPPAQKGATALTRPNSPHVLGSIIGAPGIEFLSLGMSLVNGRAKLNEMAGPRIGMVVGGDMATDWCFSPPEFHGNKIFTTCSDGGFYALELSSRVYTPPPDQDSILG, from the coding sequence ATGCTGGTGTCCGCGCCGACGAACGCCGCGAACCACTGGTTCCCCGACATCTCCGAGACCTCCGTGCCCAAGGCCGACTGCGGACCGGGTTCGCGACCCGAGCCGGGCCTGCAGGGTGACGTCAGCGCCGAGGACCGATTGTCCGGCCGCAGTATGCGGGGCTACCACTGCAACCTGACGAAACTCGGCAACGTGACGGGTGCGGGCGGCGGGATCGTCTCGGCGTCCTTCGAACACTGCAGCTACACCGGAAGCCTGTTCCCCGGCAACAACTTCCTGTCCCAGCCGGGCGTCCAGGTCATCGACGCCTCCGATCCCCGGAAGCCGCGGGTGGTCGGCTCACTCACCGACACCGCGATGCGCGGCGGCACCTGGGAGACGTTGAAGGTCAACAAGAAGCGAAAGCTGCTCGCCGCGACCGGGGTTCCACTCCTGTGGGGTGCGGGCTTCTTCGCGGTGTACGACATCTCCGACTGCACCCGCCCCAAGCTGCTCAACCGGCACGGCGGCGGGATCGCCTACCCCGTCCCGTTCACCTCACACGAGGGCGGCTGGTCGCCCGACGGACGCACTTACTGGGCGTCGGGTCTCTCGCCGGGACATCTCAGCGCGATCGACGTCGCCGATCCCCGCAACCCGCGGGTGATCTGGCAAGGACTGCACAGCTTCCTCGGTCACGGATTCGGCATCACCCCCGACGGCAACCGCATGTATCTGTCGAACATGGCCGGTGTCACCGTCCTCGACATCAGCGCGGTACAGCGTCGTGCGCCGTATCCGCAGGTCCCCCATCTGGCCGCCTACCTGTGGCCCGACGGACAGCTCAACCAGCACTCGATCCCGATCACCTATCGCGGCACCCCCCACATCATCACCGCCGACGAGGGCGGCTCCGGAGGCGTCAAGATCTTCGACGTCTCCCGGGTCGACAAACCGCGGTACGCCGCGCAGCTCAAGCTCGAGATCAATCTGCCCGAGCACCTGGACACCCAGTTCCGCTCGTCCATGGGCGGTTCGTTGTTCGGCAGCAACCCGCACTACTGCGCGGTCGACCGGCAGAACGACCCGACGGCCCTGGCCTGCGCCTGGGAGTCCTCCGGCATCCGTGTCTTCGACATCCGGGATCTGTCCGGCATCTCCGAGATCGCCTACTACAACCCGCCGGCACAGAAGGGGGCCACCGCACTGACCCGGCCCAACTCCCCTCATGTGCTGGGGTCTATCATCGGCGCACCGGGGATCGAGTTCCTCAGTCTCGGAATGTCTCTCGTCAACGGACGAGCCAAGCTGAACGAGATGGCCGGTCCGCGTATCGGCATGGTCGTGGGCGGCGACATGGCGACCGACTGGTGCTTCTCGCCACCGGAGTTCCACGGCAACAAGATCTTCACCACCTGCTCCGACGGCGGCTTCTACGCACTCGAGTTGAGCAGCCGGGTCTACACCCCGCCGCCGGACCAGGATTCCATCCTCGGATGA
- a CDS encoding MFS transporter has translation MTDDRAPEISDRGSSDSSDSRDSVFASLHISNYRIFFAGMSVSMTGSWMQATAQAWLVLTLSGSASVLGLIVALQALPVLLIGPYAGVIADRVDRRRLLTILQAMMGLLAAVLAALTLAGVVAVWHVAILAVLLGLGHAFEQPARQAFIHQIVGKSLIRNAVTLNSVMVNAARAVGPAVAGVILTLVGAGWCFAINAVSFIAVVASLIALDGTKITRETPVPRAKGQLREGIRYVRGIPSLWIPLATMALVGTLAYNFPVTLTAAADFVFDGGPQALGFMTSAMGVGAVVGGLVVAARGTIGLRPLTLAAFGFGITIAAAALAPDLITVICALFLVGWLSVTFMSTGNATLQLNAEPQMRGRVMALWSVAFMGSTPIGGPLIGAIIEATDARVGLGVGAAACLAAALLAFIADRRSRSRLAPEPAVDGTATD, from the coding sequence ATGACCGACGACCGCGCTCCCGAGATCAGCGACCGCGGCTCGTCGGACTCATCTGATTCACGCGACAGCGTTTTCGCCTCGCTGCACATCTCCAATTACCGGATCTTCTTCGCCGGCATGTCCGTGTCGATGACCGGTTCCTGGATGCAGGCGACCGCCCAGGCCTGGCTGGTGTTGACGTTGAGCGGGTCGGCGTCGGTCCTCGGCCTGATCGTGGCGCTGCAGGCGCTGCCCGTTCTCCTGATCGGGCCATACGCGGGCGTCATCGCCGACCGCGTCGACCGCCGCCGACTGCTGACGATCCTCCAGGCGATGATGGGCCTGCTCGCGGCAGTGCTGGCCGCACTCACCCTCGCCGGGGTCGTGGCGGTGTGGCATGTGGCGATCCTCGCGGTGCTACTCGGACTCGGACACGCCTTCGAACAACCCGCGCGGCAGGCGTTCATCCATCAGATCGTCGGGAAGTCGCTGATCCGCAACGCCGTCACGCTGAACTCGGTGATGGTCAACGCCGCGCGCGCAGTCGGCCCGGCCGTCGCCGGCGTGATCCTCACACTCGTCGGCGCGGGGTGGTGTTTCGCGATCAACGCGGTCAGTTTCATCGCGGTGGTCGCCTCACTGATCGCACTCGACGGCACGAAGATCACCCGCGAAACCCCGGTCCCACGCGCCAAAGGGCAGCTACGCGAGGGTATTCGCTACGTGCGCGGAATCCCGTCGCTGTGGATTCCGCTCGCCACCATGGCCCTGGTCGGCACCCTGGCCTACAACTTCCCGGTCACCCTCACAGCCGCCGCCGACTTCGTCTTCGACGGCGGGCCGCAGGCTCTCGGCTTCATGACGTCGGCGATGGGGGTCGGGGCGGTGGTCGGCGGTCTCGTCGTCGCGGCGCGCGGCACCATCGGCCTGCGACCGCTCACGCTGGCTGCGTTCGGTTTCGGCATCACGATCGCCGCAGCGGCACTGGCACCGGATCTGATCACCGTCATCTGCGCGCTGTTCCTCGTGGGTTGGCTCAGCGTGACGTTCATGTCGACCGGCAACGCCACCCTGCAACTCAACGCCGAACCCCAGATGCGGGGACGCGTCATGGCGCTGTGGTCGGTTGCGTTCATGGGATCGACGCCGATCGGCGGTCCGCTCATCGGCGCGATCATCGAGGCCACCGATGCACGTGTCGGCCTGGGCGTCGGCGCGGCGGCGTGTCTGGCAGCCGCACTCCTCGCCTTCATCGCGGACCGTCGGAGCCGCTCGCGCCTGGCGCCCGAACCGGCCGTCGACGGAACCGCCACCGACTGA
- a CDS encoding alpha/beta fold hydrolase, whose translation MVHGGAAHAGWWDHIAPRYARDRRVVALDLSGHGDSDWRDTYSLATWADEITAVAAAAQADDHAVLVGHSLGGPVGIRTAIAHPDLVTDLMLVDSRILDAEMLDEIQRNQPEEGIPRRSKHYPSLEAALERFRLVPDHASLDYARDHVARQSAVRDDDGWRWKFDRAFADELTDLPPHPPSDCRLGVVYGEHGVVTPAMIDIVTAGLDEPARVVELAGAGHHIPLEQPLALMDAIDDFLRA comes from the coding sequence CTGGTCCACGGCGGTGCGGCCCACGCCGGATGGTGGGACCACATCGCGCCGCGCTACGCGCGGGATCGTCGAGTCGTCGCCCTGGATCTGTCCGGCCACGGCGACAGCGACTGGCGCGACACCTACAGCCTGGCCACCTGGGCCGACGAGATCACCGCGGTCGCCGCGGCCGCACAGGCCGACGACCACGCGGTCCTCGTGGGGCACAGCCTCGGCGGGCCCGTCGGCATCCGGACGGCGATCGCCCACCCCGACCTCGTCACCGACCTCATGCTGGTCGATTCCCGCATCCTCGACGCCGAGATGCTCGACGAGATCCAGCGCAACCAGCCCGAGGAGGGCATCCCGCGACGCAGCAAGCACTATCCGTCACTCGAGGCGGCACTCGAACGGTTCCGTCTCGTGCCCGATCACGCGAGCCTCGACTACGCCAGGGACCACGTCGCCCGGCAGTCGGCGGTCCGCGACGACGACGGATGGCGATGGAAGTTCGATCGCGCTTTCGCCGACGAACTGACCGATCTCCCGCCGCACCCGCCGAGCGACTGCCGACTCGGCGTCGTCTACGGGGAGCACGGGGTCGTGACCCCCGCGATGATCGACATCGTCACCGCCGGCCTCGACGAACCGGCGCGCGTCGTCGAACTCGCCGGGGCCGGCCATCACATCCCACTCGAACAGCCCCTCGCACTGATGGATGCCATCGACGACTTCCTTCGGGCCTAG